From Candidatus Sphingomonas colombiensis, one genomic window encodes:
- a CDS encoding M23 family metallopeptidase — protein sequence MPHNTPVRATADGTVAYAGDAIAALGGLVIVKHGEGWTSVYGHASKLLVQRGQAVKKGQTVALSGARLATPTGPRCISSCAKVAGRRSTR from the coding sequence GTGCCGCACAACACCCCGGTGCGCGCGACGGCCGACGGCACGGTCGCTTATGCCGGCGACGCGATCGCGGCGCTGGGCGGGCTGGTCATCGTCAAGCACGGCGAGGGCTGGACGAGCGTCTACGGCCACGCCTCGAAGCTGCTCGTCCAGCGCGGACAGGCGGTGAAGAAGGGCCAGACGGTCGCGCTGTCCGGCGCGAGACTGGCTACGCCGACCGGCCCGAGGTGCATTTCGAGCTGCGCAAAGGTCGCAGGACGCCGGTCGACCCGCTGA
- a CDS encoding autotransporter assembly complex protein TamA: MVRRGAALLVAILAVSPAVAQQQPSAPAAPPPQPAAHVDDMLDPNAPLAPMPDIGVAWPDLAKAPADTDVEQAKVSTETRYGYRIDGIDAVPSQLLRQRFAELSVLDQHDGEPANAAQLDRRAREDAELLVTLLRAEGYYDARVQTSVDASSGKPMVVLSAEPGQLYRLTAVTIDGVAAAGDKARALTDAFGVKQDDPVNADAIVAGQARLTEQVGKQGFPFATIGEPEITVDRTARTATLDMTVDPGRARKFGRIRVNANNHVFDARHVQEIARFEPGKPYYAPNLEDLKRALIQTGLVSSAEVKPVPGATPDTVDVDVTLQPAPPRTIAGELGYGTGEGARAEVSWTNRNFFPPEGAVILRGVLGTQEQLAQLTFRRNNFEGRDRVLTGQVSVSHTERLAYTADTFSLSGSLERQTNIFFQKAWVWSLGGELVSTDERDVIASTGQPRRRTYYIAALPLSLTYDGSDDLLNPTKGFRLGGRLSPELSLLGQAFGYARTQIDASAYTPLSDRIVLAGRIRLGTIVGAPRDAIAPSRRFYAGGGASVRGYGYQAIGPRDPNNDPIGGRSLTEFSIETRVKLGNFGIVPFLDGGNIYTSPLPQFTALRYGAGLGVRYYSNFGPIRLDVGTPLNPQKGDSRVAVYVSLGQAF; encoded by the coding sequence ATGGTTCGGCGAGGCGCCGCATTACTGGTCGCGATCCTCGCCGTGTCACCTGCCGTGGCACAGCAACAACCGAGCGCGCCCGCCGCTCCCCCCCCACAGCCGGCCGCGCACGTCGACGACATGCTCGATCCCAACGCTCCGCTTGCGCCGATGCCCGATATCGGCGTGGCGTGGCCCGATCTCGCCAAGGCCCCGGCGGACACCGATGTGGAGCAGGCGAAGGTCTCCACCGAAACCCGCTACGGCTATCGCATCGACGGAATAGACGCGGTGCCCTCCCAGTTGTTGCGCCAGCGCTTCGCCGAGCTTTCCGTGCTGGATCAGCATGATGGCGAGCCGGCCAACGCCGCCCAGCTCGATCGCCGCGCGCGCGAGGACGCGGAATTGCTCGTCACCCTGCTACGCGCCGAGGGCTATTATGACGCGCGCGTCCAGACCAGCGTGGACGCGAGCAGCGGCAAGCCGATGGTGGTCCTCTCCGCCGAGCCGGGGCAGCTCTATCGCCTGACCGCGGTGACGATCGACGGCGTAGCGGCCGCGGGCGACAAGGCCAGGGCACTGACCGACGCGTTCGGGGTGAAGCAGGACGATCCGGTCAACGCCGACGCGATCGTCGCCGGGCAGGCGCGGCTGACCGAGCAGGTCGGCAAACAGGGTTTCCCCTTCGCGACGATCGGCGAGCCGGAGATCACCGTCGATCGCACCGCGCGCACCGCGACGCTCGACATGACGGTCGATCCCGGCCGCGCGCGCAAGTTCGGCCGCATCCGCGTCAATGCCAACAACCATGTGTTCGACGCCCGCCACGTACAGGAAATCGCGCGGTTCGAGCCGGGCAAGCCATATTACGCGCCCAATCTCGAGGATCTGAAACGCGCGCTGATCCAGACGGGGCTCGTCTCCAGCGCGGAGGTGAAGCCGGTGCCGGGCGCAACGCCCGATACGGTGGACGTCGACGTGACGCTCCAGCCCGCGCCCCCGCGCACGATCGCCGGGGAGCTTGGCTACGGCACCGGCGAAGGCGCGCGCGCCGAGGTGAGCTGGACCAACCGCAATTTCTTCCCGCCGGAAGGCGCGGTGATCCTGCGCGGGGTGCTCGGCACGCAGGAGCAGCTTGCGCAACTGACCTTCCGCCGCAACAATTTCGAAGGCCGCGATCGCGTGCTGACCGGGCAGGTCTCCGTTTCGCATACCGAGCGGCTGGCCTATACTGCCGACACCTTCTCGCTCTCCGGCTCTCTGGAGCGGCAGACCAATATCTTCTTCCAGAAGGCGTGGGTGTGGTCTCTGGGCGGCGAACTGGTCAGCACCGACGAGCGTGACGTGATCGCCTCCACCGGGCAGCCGCGCCGGCGGACCTATTATATCGCCGCCCTGCCGCTCAGCCTCACTTATGACGGCTCGGACGATCTGCTCAACCCGACCAAGGGCTTCCGGCTCGGCGGGCGGCTCAGCCCGGAGCTGTCGTTGCTGGGTCAGGCGTTCGGCTATGCCCGCACCCAGATCGACGCCAGCGCCTATACGCCGCTCAGCGACAGGATCGTGCTGGCGGGGCGCATCCGGCTCGGCACGATCGTCGGCGCGCCGCGTGATGCAATCGCGCCGTCGCGGCGCTTCTATGCCGGCGGCGGCGCGTCGGTGCGCGGCTATGGCTATCAGGCGATCGGGCCACGCGATCCCAACAACGATCCGATCGGCGGCCGCAGCCTGACCGAATTCTCGATCGAGACGCGGGTGAAGCTCGGCAATTTCGGCATCGTGCCGTTCCTCGACGGCGGCAACATCTACACCTCGCCGCTGCCGCAATTCACCGCGCTGCGCTACGGCGCGGGGCTGGGCGTGCGTTATTATTCCAATTTCGGGCCGATCCGCCTCGATGTCGGCACGCCGCTCAATCCGCAAAAGGGCGATTCGCGGGTCGCGGTCTATGTCTCGCTGGGGCAGGCATTTTGA
- a CDS encoding PilZ domain-containing protein gives MAASGAASISFDARGELRDEVYHRTSATRADGPALSLLIVNISPSGLMARSTEVLEPGTTLSLMLPAIGQIGAEVRWSLGGRLGCQLARTIPPSLYYEMLAGLSR, from the coding sequence GTGGCCGCTTCGGGTGCCGCATCGATCAGTTTCGACGCACGCGGCGAGTTGCGCGACGAAGTATATCACCGCACTTCAGCAACACGCGCCGACGGCCCGGCGCTGTCGCTGCTGATCGTCAACATCTCGCCATCGGGCCTGATGGCGCGCAGCACCGAAGTGCTGGAGCCCGGCACCACGCTATCGCTCATGCTGCCGGCGATCGGACAGATCGGCGCGGAGGTACGCTGGTCGCTCGGCGGGCGGCTCGGCTGCCAGCTCGCGCGGACGATCCCGCCGTCGCTTTATTATGAGATGCTGGCCGGATTGAGCCGCTGA
- a CDS encoding CoA-binding protein produces MPLTEPAAIKALLEGTRTIAMIGASDRPDRASYRVMAMLQAHGYRVIPVNPQITGEHLHGEFVFHDLSQIGEPIDMVDIFRRSDAAGVAVDEAIASGARSVWMQLGVIDAAAAARAEAAGLKVVMDRCPAIEIPRLGVAPIAA; encoded by the coding sequence GTGCCGCTGACTGAACCCGCCGCGATCAAGGCGCTTCTCGAAGGAACGCGCACGATCGCGATGATCGGCGCGTCGGACCGGCCGGATCGCGCCTCCTATCGCGTGATGGCGATGCTTCAGGCGCACGGCTATCGCGTCATCCCGGTCAATCCGCAGATCACCGGCGAGCATCTCCACGGCGAATTCGTCTTCCACGATCTGTCGCAGATCGGTGAGCCGATCGACATGGTGGATATCTTTCGCCGCTCCGATGCCGCCGGCGTGGCGGTCGACGAGGCGATCGCTTCGGGCGCGCGATCGGTGTGGATGCAGCTTGGCGTGATCGATGCGGCCGCCGCCGCGCGCGCCGAGGCGGCCGGGCTGAAGGTGGTGATGGATCGCTGCCCCGCGATCGAAATACCGCGGCTGGGCGTCGCGCCGATCGCCGCCTGA
- a CDS encoding protease modulator HflC, whose protein sequence is MSILRNPVAMGFAALGVVIVGAATFAIVPETKQAVILRFENPVTTINQWQPGQVIGQNTGAGMIARIPFIDKIVWVDKRVLDADLDDTLVLSTDQLRLNVDAFARFRIVDPLKAVTSTGSTSATEERVADQLRPLLGTALRNELGKVPFSTLLTPERGKVMDAIQNSLQRNARQYGVQIVDVRIKHAELPEGSPLESALQSMRTARQQEANTIRAQGQKQAQIVRAEADATAARIYADAFGKDADFYNFYRAMQSYRRTFGADGGPAPEGATTILMSRDNAYLKEFEGRGK, encoded by the coding sequence ATGAGCATCCTGCGCAACCCCGTCGCGATGGGCTTCGCCGCTTTGGGCGTGGTGATCGTCGGTGCCGCGACCTTCGCGATCGTGCCCGAAACCAAGCAGGCGGTGATCCTGCGGTTCGAAAATCCGGTGACGACGATCAACCAGTGGCAGCCCGGTCAGGTGATCGGCCAGAACACCGGCGCCGGGATGATCGCGCGCATCCCGTTCATCGATAAGATCGTATGGGTCGACAAGCGCGTGCTCGACGCCGATCTCGACGATACATTGGTGCTGTCGACCGATCAGCTGCGGCTCAACGTCGACGCCTTCGCACGCTTCCGCATCGTCGATCCGCTGAAGGCGGTGACCTCGACCGGATCGACATCGGCGACCGAGGAACGCGTCGCGGATCAGCTTCGCCCGCTGCTCGGCACCGCGCTGCGCAACGAGCTGGGCAAGGTGCCCTTCTCCACCCTGCTCACCCCTGAACGCGGCAAGGTGATGGACGCGATCCAGAACTCGCTCCAGCGCAACGCGCGGCAATATGGCGTGCAGATCGTCGACGTCCGCATCAAGCACGCCGAACTGCCCGAGGGCAGCCCGCTGGAAAGCGCGCTGCAATCGATGCGCACCGCGCGCCAGCAGGAGGCGAACACGATCCGCGCACAGGGCCAGAAACAGGCCCAGATCGTCCGCGCCGAGGCCGACGCCACCGCCGCGCGCATCTATGCCGACGCATTCGGCAAGGATGCCGATTTCTATAACTTCTACCGCGCGATGCAGTCTTATCGCCGCACCTTCGGCGCGGACGGCGGACCGGCGCCGGAAGGTGCAACGACAATCCTGATGTCACGCGACAATGCGTATCTGAAGGAATTCGAAGGTCGCGGAAAATGA
- a CDS encoding Mrp/NBP35 family ATP-binding protein: MDENEVKAAVAAVAGARATVKVDGARVGVVLDATGLDAKARDALEATVKMAAAAPGREVRVVVTAERARRRVIAVASGKGGVGKSTVSANLAIALSGLGRRVGMVDADIYGPSQPRLLGAEGTRPEAKDKALLPVQTPYGVPLLSMGQLVAPGKAIAWRGPMTAGALGQLMDAEWGLADTLVVDMPPGTGDVQLTMIQKHRPAGAVIVCTPQDLALIDAVRAIDLFEQAGVPIIGVIENMAGYACPHCGEVSDPFGSGGAEAAAKAHGVPFLGRVPLDIAIRRASDAGEPPAADPGDRTFRPIAEQVVRWLETEGR; this comes from the coding sequence ATGGACGAGAATGAGGTGAAGGCGGCCGTTGCCGCAGTGGCTGGCGCGCGCGCCACGGTGAAGGTGGATGGGGCGCGGGTCGGCGTTGTGCTCGACGCGACCGGGCTGGACGCCAAGGCGCGCGATGCGCTGGAGGCGACGGTGAAGATGGCCGCGGCCGCGCCGGGGCGCGAGGTGCGCGTGGTCGTCACCGCCGAGCGCGCGCGCCGTCGCGTCATCGCGGTGGCGAGCGGCAAGGGCGGGGTCGGCAAATCGACCGTTTCCGCCAATCTCGCCATCGCGCTTTCCGGGCTGGGGCGCCGCGTCGGCATGGTCGATGCCGATATCTACGGCCCATCGCAGCCGCGCCTGCTGGGCGCCGAGGGCACACGGCCGGAGGCGAAGGACAAGGCGCTGCTGCCGGTCCAGACGCCTTATGGCGTGCCACTGCTCTCGATGGGGCAGCTCGTCGCGCCGGGCAAGGCGATCGCGTGGCGCGGGCCGATGACGGCGGGCGCGCTCGGCCAGTTGATGGATGCCGAATGGGGGCTGGCCGATACTCTGGTGGTCGATATGCCGCCGGGTACGGGCGATGTGCAGCTCACCATGATCCAGAAGCACCGCCCGGCGGGCGCGGTGATCGTCTGCACCCCGCAGGATCTTGCGCTGATCGACGCGGTGCGCGCGATCGATCTGTTCGAGCAGGCCGGCGTGCCGATCATCGGCGTGATCGAGAATATGGCGGGTTACGCCTGCCCGCATTGCGGCGAGGTATCCGATCCGTTCGGAAGCGGCGGGGCGGAGGCGGCGGCGAAAGCGCATGGTGTGCCGTTCCTCGGCCGGGTGCCGCTCGACATCGCGATCCGCCGCGCCTCGGACGCCGGCGAGCCTCCCGCTGCCGATCCTGGCGACCGCACATTCCGTCCCATTGCGGAACAGGTCGTTCGCTGGCTGGAAACCGAAGGCCGGTAG
- a CDS encoding Do family serine endopeptidase, with the protein MRYAYALTGALLLGGTAASLTLQHPASAAQVAQNEPGAISASAPRAGAPMSFADMVAKLQPAVVNISTDQKVTVQQPANPFAGTPFGDLFGQFGGGRGGGGGGAPVTREAQSLGSGFIISPDGYIVTNNHVVAAGMRGAVVTSIRVTLPDRKEYVAKLIGRDAASDLALLKISAPQPLPFVRWGDSAHARVGDWVLAIGNPFGLGGTVTAGIVSAVHRVTGQGGANDRFIQTDASINQGNSGGPMFDMNGNVIGINSQIFSQSGGNIGIGFAIPAEEAKPIIDTLMKGGSVKRGYLGIGIQAMTDDIAAALALPKNSGEIVGRVEPNGPAAKAGLRAGDVVTKVNGTAVTPDTTLSYLIANVNPGSTAKLDIVREGKPMSITANVAVRPPEDQLAATAGSGDDFSADDDSDQPSDQAAAPTNAIGITVQPLTPAIARQVGVDSTIQGVVISQVDASSDAGQKLRRGDVISAINGSPVRTAADLARGVAAAKSAGRPQVLLMINRARGQSGFVPVKIK; encoded by the coding sequence GTGCGCTACGCCTATGCCCTCACTGGCGCCCTCCTCCTTGGCGGCACCGCCGCCTCGCTGACGCTGCAACATCCCGCGAGCGCGGCGCAGGTCGCGCAGAACGAACCCGGCGCGATCAGTGCCTCAGCGCCCCGCGCCGGTGCGCCGATGAGCTTCGCGGACATGGTGGCGAAGCTCCAGCCGGCCGTGGTCAACATCTCCACCGATCAGAAGGTGACGGTGCAACAGCCCGCGAACCCGTTCGCCGGCACGCCGTTCGGCGACCTGTTCGGCCAGTTCGGCGGCGGACGTGGCGGCGGCGGCGGTGGCGCCCCGGTGACGCGCGAGGCGCAGTCGCTCGGCTCGGGCTTCATCATCTCGCCTGACGGCTATATCGTGACGAACAACCACGTCGTCGCCGCCGGTATGCGCGGCGCGGTGGTCACCTCGATCCGCGTGACGCTGCCGGATCGCAAGGAATATGTCGCCAAGCTGATCGGGCGCGATGCCGCATCCGATCTCGCCCTGCTCAAGATTTCCGCACCGCAGCCGCTGCCGTTCGTGCGCTGGGGCGATTCCGCCCATGCCCGTGTTGGCGATTGGGTGCTGGCGATCGGCAATCCGTTCGGCCTTGGCGGCACCGTCACCGCCGGCATCGTTTCCGCCGTCCACCGCGTCACCGGACAGGGCGGCGCGAACGACCGTTTCATCCAGACCGACGCGTCGATCAATCAGGGCAATTCCGGCGGCCCGATGTTCGACATGAACGGCAACGTGATCGGCATCAACTCGCAGATCTTCTCGCAATCCGGCGGCAATATCGGCATCGGCTTCGCCATCCCGGCGGAAGAGGCCAAGCCGATCATCGATACGCTGATGAAGGGCGGCAGCGTGAAGCGCGGCTATCTCGGCATCGGCATTCAGGCGATGACCGACGATATCGCTGCAGCGCTCGCCCTGCCGAAGAATTCGGGCGAGATCGTCGGCCGCGTCGAGCCGAACGGCCCGGCGGCGAAGGCCGGGCTGCGTGCCGGCGACGTGGTGACCAAGGTGAACGGCACCGCCGTCACCCCGGATACCACCCTGTCGTATCTGATCGCCAACGTGAACCCCGGCTCCACCGCGAAGCTGGACATCGTTCGCGAAGGCAAGCCGATGTCGATCACCGCCAATGTCGCCGTGCGGCCCCCGGAGGACCAGCTCGCCGCGACCGCCGGCAGCGGCGACGATTTCTCGGCCGACGACGATAGCGATCAGCCGAGCGATCAGGCCGCCGCGCCGACCAATGCGATCGGCATCACCGTCCAGCCGCTGACCCCGGCGATCGCACGGCAGGTGGGCGTCGATTCGACCATCCAGGGCGTGGTCATCAGCCAGGTCGATGCGTCGAGCGATGCGGGGCAGAAGCTGCGTCGCGGCGATGTGATCTCCGCGATCAACGGCTCCCCGGTGCGCACCGCCGCCGATCTGGCGCGTGGCGTGGCCGCGGCGAAATCGGCCGGGCGCCCGCAGGTATTGCTGATGATCAACCGCGCACGCGGGCAGAGCGGCTTCGTGCCGGTCAAGATCAAGTAA
- a CDS encoding protease modulator HflK produces MIKLPRWFGRPAILMTETPKGPWGQGDDDGKSGPRNPWAVPPGGRKTNAKPTALDEFLRRARGGNGGGPQLPPGVNARNLWLIGTAVIVGVWLIFTSVHQIGPQQRGVVTYFGRYSGILQPGIRLTLPAPIVDVEKVDVEQVRNDDFPRDGGENVLTGDRNIIDLAYTVRWRVENPRDFVFEIKDPEETVRATAESAMRAVVATTTLNEAIGAGRTTIEARVARAMQEILDDYQAGVRVQGVSIKQASAPASLIDDFNAVTAKQQEAVANLNNARSYSQQVIAQAEGEAATFDKMYEQYKLAPEVTRRRMYYETMEAVLRRTDKVVVETPGIAPWVPLDKLRKLPDNAEVQVQAPAQQPAQPAQQQGAQR; encoded by the coding sequence ATGATCAAATTGCCGCGCTGGTTCGGGCGCCCCGCCATCCTGATGACCGAAACGCCCAAAGGCCCGTGGGGCCAGGGCGATGACGACGGTAAAAGCGGCCCGCGCAATCCGTGGGCGGTGCCTCCGGGCGGCCGCAAGACAAACGCCAAGCCGACCGCGCTCGACGAATTCCTGCGCCGCGCGCGTGGCGGGAACGGCGGCGGCCCGCAGCTTCCGCCGGGCGTCAACGCGCGCAACCTGTGGCTGATCGGCACGGCGGTGATCGTCGGCGTGTGGCTGATCTTCACCTCGGTCCACCAGATCGGGCCGCAGCAGCGCGGCGTCGTCACCTATTTCGGGCGTTATTCGGGGATATTGCAGCCGGGCATCCGCCTCACGCTTCCCGCGCCGATCGTCGATGTCGAGAAGGTCGACGTCGAGCAGGTGCGCAACGACGATTTCCCGCGTGACGGCGGCGAGAACGTGCTGACCGGCGATCGCAACATCATCGACCTCGCCTATACGGTGCGCTGGCGCGTGGAAAATCCGCGCGACTTCGTGTTCGAGATCAAGGATCCGGAAGAAACCGTCCGCGCCACCGCCGAAAGCGCGATGCGCGCCGTGGTCGCCACCACCACGCTCAACGAGGCGATCGGCGCCGGCCGCACCACGATCGAGGCGCGCGTCGCCCGCGCGATGCAGGAAATCCTCGACGATTATCAGGCCGGCGTGCGCGTACAGGGCGTGTCGATCAAACAGGCATCGGCTCCCGCCAGCCTGATCGACGATTTCAACGCCGTCACCGCTAAGCAGCAGGAAGCCGTCGCCAATCTCAACAACGCGCGCTCCTATTCGCAACAGGTGATCGCCCAGGCGGAGGGCGAGGCCGCGACCTTCGACAAGATGTACGAACAATATAAGCTCGCCCCGGAAGTGACGCGTCGACGCATGTATTATGAAACGATGGAAGCCGTGCTGCGCCGCACTGACAAGGTAGTCGTCGAGACGCCGGGGATCGCCCCGTGGGTGCCGCTCGACAAGCTGCGCAAGCTGCCCGACAATGCGGAGGTGCAGGTGCAGGCCCCGGCCCAGCAACCCGCTCAGCCCGCCCAGCAGCAGGGGGCGCAACGATGA
- a CDS encoding thioesterase family protein produces the protein MTRPGFAFSTRFKVRYAEIDGQRVVFNSRYLEYADVADTDYWEWTGIAEVLGKTWLETEFHVRRCSVDYLRPLVWGDTIEASVRIERLGTSSITKKFELANQRGELCTEVEMVSVNVHLPTGTPIPIEGEVRLFLEALIAAQPDRVA, from the coding sequence ATGACCCGTCCCGGCTTCGCTTTCTCCACCCGTTTCAAGGTCCGTTATGCGGAGATCGACGGGCAGCGCGTGGTGTTCAACTCGCGCTACCTCGAATATGCCGATGTGGCGGATACGGATTATTGGGAATGGACCGGCATCGCCGAGGTGCTGGGCAAGACGTGGCTGGAAACCGAATTCCACGTTCGCCGCTGTTCGGTCGATTATCTCCGGCCGCTGGTGTGGGGCGATACGATCGAGGCGTCGGTGCGGATCGAGCGGCTCGGCACGTCGAGCATCACCAAGAAGTTCGAACTGGCCAATCAGCGCGGTGAATTATGCACCGAGGTGGAGATGGTCAGCGTCAACGTCCATCTGCCCACCGGCACGCCGATCCCGATCGAGGGCGAGGTGCGGCTGTTCCTGGAGGCACTGATCGCAGCGCAACCGGATCGCGTCGCGTAA
- a CDS encoding DUF853 family protein, translating to MTDSILIGAGSGGANPQTLQLKRANRHGLIAGATGTGKTVTIQGIIEGLSAAGVPCFVADVKGDLSGIAMAGSPQAKTHEAFAARAAEIGLTDWHYADNPVQFWDLYGEQGHPIRTTISEMGPLLLARLMDLNDVQEGVLTIAFHVADKEGLLLLDLDDLQSMLTNCAERADELTTTYGNVSKQSVGAIQRSLLQLRSQGAEHFFGEPALEMDDFIRTDDKGRGIINVLAADKLMASPKLYSTFLLWLMSELFEHLPEVGDPDKPKLCFFFDEAHLLFDEAPKALLEKIEQVVRLIRSKGVGVYFITQNPIDVPDTIAGQLGNRVQHALRAFTPRDQAAVKAAAQTFRANPGVDVTTAITELKVGEALVSLLQPDGAPSPVERTLIRPPSSRVGPITPVERGVLIQTDAIGAKYDTLVNRESAQELLAAKTAEAAAAASAARAQDDASKAAALQAKQDAQEAKEAERARIAAEREAANSPWNKAITSATRAASSSIGRQVANEIGKQVFGTKSRSSSGGGLLGSVVRGVLGGLFRR from the coding sequence ATGACCGACAGCATCCTGATCGGCGCGGGCAGCGGGGGCGCCAACCCGCAGACGCTCCAGCTCAAGCGCGCCAACCGCCACGGGCTGATCGCAGGCGCGACCGGCACCGGCAAGACAGTGACGATCCAGGGCATCATCGAGGGGCTGTCGGCGGCCGGCGTCCCGTGCTTCGTGGCCGACGTGAAGGGCGACCTTTCGGGCATCGCCATGGCCGGATCGCCACAGGCCAAGACGCATGAGGCATTCGCCGCGCGCGCCGCGGAGATCGGCCTGACCGACTGGCATTATGCCGACAATCCCGTGCAATTCTGGGATCTCTACGGCGAACAGGGCCATCCGATCCGCACCACCATCAGCGAGATGGGGCCGTTGCTGCTCGCGCGGCTGATGGATCTGAACGACGTGCAGGAAGGCGTGCTGACCATCGCCTTTCACGTCGCCGACAAGGAAGGGCTGCTGCTGCTCGACCTCGACGACCTGCAATCCATGCTGACCAATTGCGCCGAACGCGCCGACGAGCTGACCACCACTTACGGCAACGTATCGAAACAGTCGGTCGGCGCGATCCAGCGCTCGCTGCTCCAGCTTCGTTCACAAGGCGCGGAGCATTTCTTCGGCGAACCCGCGCTGGAGATGGACGATTTCATCCGCACCGACGACAAGGGGCGCGGGATCATCAACGTGCTTGCCGCCGACAAATTGATGGCGAGCCCCAAGCTCTATTCCACTTTCCTGTTGTGGCTGATGAGCGAATTGTTCGAGCATCTCCCCGAGGTGGGCGATCCCGACAAGCCGAAGCTGTGCTTCTTCTTCGATGAGGCGCATCTGCTGTTCGACGAGGCGCCCAAGGCGCTGCTGGAGAAGATCGAACAGGTCGTGCGGCTGATCCGATCCAAGGGCGTCGGCGTCTATTTCATCACGCAGAACCCGATCGACGTGCCCGATACGATCGCGGGGCAACTCGGCAACCGCGTGCAGCACGCGCTGCGCGCCTTCACCCCGCGCGATCAGGCGGCGGTGAAAGCCGCGGCGCAGACCTTCCGCGCCAATCCCGGCGTGGACGTGACCACCGCGATCACCGAACTGAAGGTGGGCGAGGCGCTCGTCTCGCTGCTCCAGCCCGATGGCGCGCCCTCCCCCGTAGAGCGTACGCTGATCCGCCCGCCATCGAGCCGCGTCGGGCCGATCACCCCGGTCGAACGCGGCGTGCTGATCCAGACCGATGCGATCGGCGCGAAATACGACACGCTGGTCAATCGTGAATCGGCACAGGAGCTGCTCGCCGCCAAGACGGCGGAGGCAGCCGCGGCCGCATCCGCCGCGCGCGCGCAGGACGATGCGAGCAAAGCGGCGGCGCTTCAGGCGAAACAGGATGCGCAGGAGGCCAAGGAGGCCGAACGCGCCCGCATCGCCGCCGAGCGCGAGGCAGCCAATTCGCCGTGGAACAAGGCGATCACCTCCGCCACGCGCGCGGCCAGCTCGTCGATCGGGCGGCAGGTGGCGAATGAGATCGGCAAGCAGGTGTTCGGCACCAAGAGCCGCTCGTCATCCGGCGGCGGCCTGCTCGGCAGCGTGGTGCGCGGCGTGCTCGGCGGCTTGTTCAGGCGGTAG
- the dksA gene encoding RNA polymerase-binding protein DksA, with protein sequence MEDGGSSPNASNDSDGYRPHPDEPFMCERQQAYFRAKLLNWKEAILRESQGTLSQLQVDSLREADLNDRASSETDWSIELRTRDRQRKLISKIEAALRRIDEGEYGYCEVTGEPISLGRLEARPIATMTVEAQEQHERQEKVSRED encoded by the coding sequence ATGGAGGACGGCGGCAGCAGTCCGAACGCCTCCAACGACTCCGATGGCTATCGACCGCACCCTGACGAGCCCTTTATGTGCGAACGGCAGCAAGCCTATTTTCGCGCTAAGTTGCTCAATTGGAAGGAAGCGATTCTGCGCGAGTCGCAGGGCACGCTTTCGCAGCTGCAGGTCGATTCGCTGCGTGAGGCCGATCTCAACGATCGTGCGTCGAGCGAGACCGACTGGTCGATCGAGCTGCGTACGCGTGACCGGCAGCGCAAGCTGATTTCCAAGATCGAGGCGGCGCTGCGCCGCATCGACGAGGGTGAATATGGCTATTGCGAAGTGACCGGCGAACCGATCAGCCTCGGGCGGCTGGAGGCCCGGCCGATCGCGACGATGACGGTCGAGGCGCAGGAACAGCATGAGCGCCAGGAAAAGGTCTCGCGCGAAGATTGA
- a CDS encoding GNAT family N-acetyltransferase has product MTGIRIAQPSDDDLVAQLLIRTFSHLYAAMDVKMSPAREAYLKDQAARRAFATAFVCEIAGEVVGTVTLVPPCPDSEAWISGAWDLRLLAVDPRMQGRGIAGALIEAAEQSASAAGATMMCLHARRGVANQARFYLAGNYVRDPAGDLDTEPFQEGYRKSL; this is encoded by the coding sequence ATGACCGGCATACGCATCGCGCAACCATCGGACGATGATCTCGTCGCCCAGCTTCTGATCCGAACCTTCTCGCACCTCTACGCCGCAATGGACGTGAAAATGTCTCCGGCACGGGAAGCCTATCTGAAAGACCAGGCGGCTCGACGGGCCTTCGCCACGGCCTTCGTCTGCGAAATCGCGGGAGAGGTGGTAGGCACGGTCACGCTGGTGCCACCATGCCCAGATTCCGAGGCGTGGATAAGTGGCGCCTGGGATCTGCGGCTACTCGCGGTTGACCCCCGGATGCAGGGGCGCGGGATCGCCGGGGCGCTTATCGAGGCCGCGGAGCAAAGCGCGAGCGCCGCGGGCGCGACGATGATGTGCCTGCATGCCCGGCGAGGTGTCGCCAATCAGGCGCGATTCTACCTGGCCGGCAATTATGTGCGCGACCCGGCCGGCGATCTCGACACAGAGCCTTTCCAGGAAGGCTATCGGAAGAGTTTGTAG